The Naumovozyma dairenensis CBS 421 chromosome 3, complete genome genome has a window encoding:
- the ASP1 gene encoding asparaginase ASP1 (similar to Saccharomyces cerevisiae ASP1 (YDR321W); ancestral locus Anc_5.356), with product MPNGSVEIHTICEDVENSQFTVQSKNTNNMTIPEFDSELETLSSAPILPNLVKPTKRIRLPRIKIVGTGGTIASKGSDSSQTAGYHVDLTIQDMLDSIPDISQICEIEYEQLCNVDSKDMTEHLLLKIYKAVSEALQGFDGIVITHGTDTLSETAFFIESTIDAGDVPIVFVGSMRPSTSVSADGPMNLYQAICIASNPKSRGRSVLVSLNDQISAGYYITKTNANSLDSFNVRQGYLGNFVNNEIHYYYPPVKPQGCHKFKLKLNDLSSGSFKLPMVCIIYGHQAITPKILTLLAEEYEGIVFATMGAGSLPVSMNEMCLTLNKPIIYSKRSMDGMIPVANLPKDSNGSNGNIIASGYLNPEKSRILLQLCLAGNYGVEEIRHVFGGVYGG from the coding sequence atgCCCAATGGTTCTGTAGAAATACATACCATATGTGAAGACGTTGAGAATTCACAATTCACTGTACAAAGCAAAAACACAAACAACATGACCATCCCTGAATTCGATTCTGAATTAGAAACTCTCTCGTCAGCTCCAATCCTCCCCAATCTTGTGAAACCTACCAAACGTATCCGTCTCCCAAGAATCAAAATCGTAGGTACAGGTGGAACCATCGCCTCAAAGGGTTCCGATTCATCCCAAACAGCAGGCTATCACGTAGACTTAACCATCCAAGACATGTTAGATTCTATCCCAGATATCTCCCAGATTTGTGAAATTGAATACGAACAACTATGCAACGTCGATTCCAAAGACATGACCGAACATCTCTTACTCAAAATATACAAGGCCGTATCAGAAGCACTACAAGGTTTCGACGGTATAGTGATCACCCACGGAACGGACACTCTCTCAGAAACTGCATTCTTTATAGAAAGTACAATAGACGCTGGCGACGTCCCCATTGTGTTCGTTGGGTCCATGAGACCATCAACTAGTGTCTCAGCAGACGGTCCAATGAATCTATACCAAGCAATATGCATAGCGTCAAACCCAAAATCAAGAGGTAGAAGTGTCCTAGTATCATTGAATGATCAAATATCAGCAGGTTATTACATTACAAAGACTAACGCAAATAGTTTGGATTCATTCAACGTTAGACAAGGATATTTAGGGAATTTCgtaaataatgaaattcattattattatccacCTGTCAAACCACAGGGATGtcataaattcaaattaaaacTTAATGATCTATCCTCTGGGAGCTTTAAATTACCAATGgtttgtattatttatgGTCATCAAGCTATTACTCCCAAAATATTGACTTTATTAGCTGAGGAATATGAAGGGATAGTCTTTGCAACAATGGGTGCCGGATCATTACCTGTCTCCATGAACGAAATGTGTTTGACTTTGAATAAACCAATCATTTACTCGAAAAGATCAATGGATGGGATGATTCCAGTAGCAAATTTACCAAAGGATAGTAATGGATCGAATGGAAATATCATAGCGTCTGGTTATTTGAACCCAGAAAAGAGTAGAATCCTTTTACAATTATGTCTAGCTGGGAATTATGGTGTGGAGGAAATTAGACATGTCTTTGGTGGGGTTTATGGTGGTTGA
- the PEP7 gene encoding phosphatidylinositol-3-phosphate binding protein (similar to Saccharomyces cerevisiae PEP7 (YDR323C); ancestral locus Anc_5.364) produces the protein MSTVGSANSSSRTSIVNAFDLIVCPICSKEFHNLQNLNNHLDVDHNLADHANTTSPSIPTNGLGETPKKKRGIKRSHWKTPRRDKDNLCHDCGGTLTKPTGMVNCPKCGELYCKRHCKNIMKLNLDAEYDVNNGSWYNCCYACFSSRPGYNDFGASVDLTFKFEKLRSSKSEDKRLRLLQLENRLVRLIDGIISIYENYKGSLLMQFRMNTAIFNFECSVAPWKDDLATTECNICGQKFTVLLRKHHCRLCGNVVCDDESTNCSTNIPITSLIQQAQNLPFQKANATDLSDADLKLRICRQCIETVFIGRKFALDIQAAKSAILQKYESISNLSGAIVASLPEFMSLLRKIEGNKEENELSNENDLRNLSKLREKLLKLFATYSTLNRQINACYPKNNSERRIQEAIQITASQFINDNVLPLKAIPSALNPAAYDARQDQNFGESKKLSSVLNKLTIKEVKEYREELMVLKEQIFILEESLTNAKIQRKFDEVTILHTNLKELNDRVKEIQDMLGDEGFL, from the coding sequence ATGTCCACAGTGGGTTCCGCAAATTCCTCCTCACGTACATCAATAGTCAATGCTTTTGATCTTATTGTATGTCCCATTTGTTCCAAAGAATTTCacaatttacaaaatttgaataacCATTTAGATGTCGACCATAACCTTGCTGATCATGCCAATACCACTTCGCCAAGTATACCGACTAATGGACTAGGAGAAActccaaagaaaaagaggGGTATAAAGCGATCACACTGGAAGACTCCACGAAGagataaagataatttatGCCACGACTGTGGGGGGACGTTGACGAAGCCAACAGGGATGGTAAACTGTCCTAAATGTGGCGAATTATATTGTAAACGACATTGTAAAAACattatgaaattgaatttagaTGCCGAATATGATGTTAATAATGGGTCATGGTATAATTGCTGTTATGCatgtttttcttcaagaCCTGgatataatgattttggAGCCTCTGTAGACTTAacatttaaatttgaaaaactgCGAAGTTCTAAAAGTGAAGACAAGAGATTAAGACTCTtacaattggaaaatagGTTAGTACGCCTTATCGACGGGATTATTTCCATCTatgaaaattataaagGGTCACTGCTGATGCAATTCCGAATGAATACAgctattttcaattttgaatGTTCTGTGGCCCCATGGAAGGATGATTTAGCTACAACAGAATGTAATATATGTGGTCAAAAATTTACTGTATTATTGCGGAAACATCATTGCAGGTTATGCGGTAATGTAGTGTGCGATGATGAAAGTACTAATTGTTCTACTAATATTCCAATCACGTCATTAATACAACAAGCACAGAATCTCCCATTCCAAAAAGCCAATGCTACAGATTTATCTGATGCAGATCTTAAATTAAGGATATGCCGACAGTGTATTGAAACTGTATTTATTGGCAGAAAATTTGCATTAGATATACAAGCTGCGAAATCAGctattcttcaaaaatacGAAAGTATAAGTAATTTATCAGGAGCCATAGTGGCCAGTTTACCTGAATTTATGTCtttattaagaaaaattgaaggGAATAAAGAAGAGAACGAACtttctaatgaaaatgatttaagaaatttatcCAAGTTAcgtgaaaaattattaaaattatttgcAACGTATAGTACTTTGAACAGACAAATCAATGCTTGTTACCCGAAAAACAATTCAGAGAGAAGAATCCAAGAAGCCATCCAAATAACAGCATctcaattcattaatgacAATGTATTGCCATTGAAGGCAATCCCATCAGCGCTGAATCCTGCAGCATATGACGCAAGACAAGACCAAAACTTTGGAGAAAGCAAGAAACTTTCCTCtgtattaaataaattgacAATTAAAGAGGTCAAAGAGTATCGTGAAGAATTGATGGTACTGAAGGAGCAGATATTTATCCTAGAAGAATCCTTGACAAATGCCAAGATACAACgtaaatttgatgaagttaCCATTTTACACACAAATTTAAAAGAGTTGAATGATAGGGTTAAAGAAATTCAGGACATGCTTGGCGATGAGGGCTTTTTGTAG
- the NDAI0C04350 gene encoding uncharacterized protein (ancestral locus Anc_5.358a), with amino-acid sequence MSHVLKRSISSNAINNLKRRPSLPTIHRTLSQTSNFSTGSTIAVTPSYQVQNESFNEFMYFLSGEDYYNKVNSLWDNLPKETKDVFIARVLIKKENNHRKELNYNDIKELFQGQGTPTKGSFLHYRKKIGPYIRQEAPGLKEQTISKIIGQLYNNELTGVDREILKREAEEIYEREMKQRLEVARDYIDDSTKMFDKDPYIEEIRHWKEKKELANKVKELNSLMERLESYSQSGNATPMNATTSKEMCQKEGDIVKTTTKTKTKTKTKTKPEEENSKQEKREKVSFATAISNQSRKLVRKFKRKKRPSKLDLYRKPE; translated from the coding sequence ATGTCACACGTATTAAAAAGGTCAATATCCTCGAATGCAATAAACAATCTAAAGAGAAGACCCTCATTACCCACGATTCATAGGACTCTTTCACAAACAAGTAATTTTAGTACGGGTTCCACCATTGCAGTGACACCCTCTTATCAAGTTCAAAATGaatcattcaatgaattcatGTATTTCCTTTCAGGTGAAGATTATTACAATAAGGTGAATTCATTATGGGATAATCTACCTAAGGAGACAAAGGACGTATTTATAGCTAGGGTATTGATtaagaaggaaaataaCCATAGGAAGgaattaaattataatgatattaagGAATTGTTTCAAGGTCAAGGGACACCAACGAAGGGgtcatttcttcattatagGAAGAAGATTGGACCTTATATTCGACAAGAGGCACCTGGATTGAAAGAACAAActatttccaaaattattggacagttatataataatgaattgacTGGAGTGGATAGAGAGATTTTGAAAAGGGAAGCTGAAGAGATTTATGAAAGGGAGATGAAGCAAAGGTTAGAGGTTGCTAGGGATTACATTGATGATTCTACGAAAATGTTTGATAAGGACCCATATATTGAAGAGATTAGACATTGGAAGGAGAAGAAAGAATTGGCTAATAAAGTTAAAGAGTTGAATAGTTTGATGGAAAGATTGGAATCTTATTCTCAAAGTGGGAATGCTACTCCCATGAATGCTACGACGAGTAAAGAAATGTGTCAAAAGGAAGGAGATATCGTAAAGACGACCACGAAGACGAAGACGAAGACGAAGACGAAAACGAAACcagaggaagaaaattcaaaacaagagaaaagagaaaaggTATCATTTGCAACAGCTATTTCTAATCAATCGAGGAAGTTAGttagaaaattcaaaaggAAGAAGCGTCCAAGTAAGCTAGATCTGTATAGAAAACCTGAATGA
- the SWA2 gene encoding auxilin-like protein SWA2 (similar to Saccharomyces cerevisiae SWA2 (YDR320C); ancestral locus Anc_5.352) has product MSDPFASLLTSFKNGQNTTNNNTTTDTDTKKLSATTPSQSSIQFNLNKASTPSLDTFALAPLIPSSRDASKSNSRVTSPPLIEDDFSDLFNSNEQKNITSPPAPKKDDIDSAFDIFTSTPPLEQQQQQHGLVTEHEKDYEEEIIVDEVKDMEVARLMSLGLSIDQANKYYDKGILYEDIIRKQREKKLKQQSPRNKNNAQDKNNTQKYSDLFDNTYANKRFNESQNNTGNLFSMATDILYKGKELVDQLTAYPEENNRLYKYREPIDNEENPFLQEGSRSPASARSPSLSGSHVASASAKPSSKPSYVERNSLKYEDNNTTLIDDFDYKLTINSKEPSMAKNIPPSITPDTTETNNNNALLDFDGLSTVTAPGSSNISVNKKNTSSSSATSPSPSPASITIATVPISHIELSGHIEFKTRGSELFKNGDYVSALQEYEKSLNTLPQYHPLRIISYSNIIATQLKIGEYSKSIEDCKIALSLFPKGKVTSAWNQIIPDSTPQRSFKDIWSKLIMRQAESYEHLENYKLALDSYQKLIENGFTNSKIMDGKRRCQKILNPPPPPQTSKSPTPTPVSILKHKEKDTTTASVQRLQDENAKSREIENQKVALYDKVESKINAWKLDKDTDIRHLLSNLSTVLTWCDWPSISQADLVMPKKVKITYLKAITKTHPDKIPESLDLENKMIAENVFSILSLAWDKFKLDNNMN; this is encoded by the coding sequence ATGTCTGATCCATTTGCTTCACTTCTGACctctttcaaaaatggtCAAAATacaactaataataatactaccACTGATACTGATACTAAGAAATTATCCGCTACGACGCCGTCACAGTCCTCAATAcaattcaatttgaataaagCATCCACTCCATCATTAGATACATTTGCTCTCGCTCCACTAATACCTTCATCTAGGGATGCTTCCAAATCTAACTCAAGAGTGACATCACCGCCattaattgaagatgaCTTCTCagatttattcaattcaaatgaacaaaaaaatataacatCTCCTCCTGCTCCAAAAAAAGATGATATCGATTCTGCATTCGATATATTTACCAGTACACCTCCCCTTgaacagcaacaacaacaacacgGACTAGTTACAGAACATGAAAAAGattatgaagaagaaataatagtagATGAAGTTAAAGATATGGAAGTGGCAAGGTTAATGTCATTGGGACTATCCATAGATCAagcaaataaatattaCGATAAAGGTATACTATATGAAGATATAATACGGAAacaaagagaaaagaaattgaaacaacAATCACCTcgaaataaaaataatgcaCAAGATAAGAATAATACGCAAAAATATAGTGATCTCTTTGATAATACGTATGCCAATAAAAGATTCAATGAATCTCAAAATAATACGGGGAACCTTTTCTCAATGGCTACTGATATCTTATATAAGGGGAAAGAATTAGTGGATCAATTAACCGCTTATccagaagaaaataatagattGTATAAATATAGAGAACcaattgataatgaagaaaaccCATTCCTTCAAGAAGGATCACGTTCACCTGCATCTGCTCGTTCACCTTCACTTTCCGGTTCACACGTAGCGTCAGCATCAGCCAAACCTAGCTCTAAACCTTCTTATGTTGAACGAAACAGCCTAAAATATGAAGACAATAACACTACATtgattgatgattttgacTATAAATTGACAATTAATTCGAAGGAACCTTCTATGGCAAAGAATATCCCTCCATCAATCACACCAGACACAACAGAAAcgaacaataataatgctcTATTAGACTTTGACGGTTTGTCAACAGTAACGGCACCCGGTTCCTCAAACATATctgtaaataaaaagaatacatcatcttcatccgCAACATCACCATCGCCATCCCCAGCATCTATAACAATAGCTACCGTTCCAATATCACATATTGAATTATCAGGCCATATAGAATTCAAAACAAGGGGTTCAGAACTATTTAAAAATGGTGATTACGTATCTGCATTAcaagaatatgaaaaatcattgaataCCTTACCACAATATCATCCTCTTCGTATCATTTCATATTCTAACATAATTGCCACacaattaaaaattggtgaatattcaaaatcaattgaagattGTAAAATtgcattatcattattccCCAAAGGCAAGGTTACATCTGCATGGAATCAAATCATACCCGATAGTACTCCACAAAGATCATTCAAAGATATTTGGTcgaaattaataatgagaCAAGCTGAATCTTATGAAcatttagaaaattataaattagCATTAGATTCttatcaaaaattaattgaaaatggttTCACTAATAGTAAGATAATGGACGGTAAAAGAAGAtgtcaaaaaatattaaatccACCTCCACCACCACAAACTTCCAAAAGCCCTACACCAACTCCAGTGTCTATCCTCAAACATAAAGAGAAAGATACCACAACAGCGTCCGTCCAAAGACTTCAAGATGAAAACGCTAAGTCtagagaaattgaaaatcaaAAAGTCGCATTATACGATAAAGTGGAATCTAAAATCAATGCATGGAAATTAGATAAAGACACAGATATTCGtcatttattatcaaatttatccACTGTATTAACATGGTGTGATTGGCCGTCCATCTCACAGGCTGATCTTGTAATGCCTAAAAAGGTAAAGATTACTTATTTGAAAGCAATAACGAAGACTCATCCTGATAAGATTCCTGAATCGTTggatttggaaaataagATGATCGCAGAGAATGTGTTTAGTATTTTGAGTTTGGCTTGGGATAAGTTTAAATTGGACAACAACATGAATTGA
- the DAD4 gene encoding Dad4p (similar to Saccharomyces cerevisiae DAD4 (YDR320C-A); ancestral locus Anc_5.354), with translation MENPYEQVQSNILSRIIRNVERLNQSVNTLNQELEIINKKHKNLEIMGQISENYHNGMQFNLEATGNKKPPI, from the coding sequence ATGGAGAACCCATACGAACAAGTACAGAGCAACATCCTGTCAAGAATCATACGCAATGTCGAGCGTTTGAACCAAAGTGTCAACACTTTGAATCAAGAActagaaataataaacaagaaacaTAAAAACTTAGAGATCATGGGTCAGATATCAGAAAATTATCATAACGGGATGCAATTCAATTTAGAGGCTACCGGTAATAAGAAGCCACCTATATAA
- the MRPL35 gene encoding mitochondrial 54S ribosomal protein mL38 (similar to Saccharomyces cerevisiae MRPL35 (YDR322W); ancestral locus Anc_5.360) yields MTLLTPRRTFHLAKPLRQNAGIWSDFSKRSESLRIPSERIRKYILEGGDNKDNITLNGPPSLKRKFSRLKYKSPEFIDDAFQTSYLYLQEKAKIYYEKSLQDTELSPEGKEKYEILTDINNPEVQYNFQFHNKLENNPKFINYELPVYRELGKKHWESYSQMLLMQRLETLQVIPDTMPTLVPRMEVNIKFPISTSVNKWIEPGESLSSNVTSFEPIFKLQEYDSLDIENQKYTILIVNPDEPDLENDTFKTSLCYGLMNIQISYNDNIVDLRKLKGKENILMSYLPPVPEKNVGKQRFAVWVFRQENEFTELPSIPGRDRFNIRDFVEENKLDPVGAHVWRSEWDSNVKNIRELYGLPTGRVFTRTRTI; encoded by the coding sequence ATGACTTTACTAACCCCACGTCGAACGTTCCATTTAGCAAAACCATTACGACAAAATGCTGGCATTTGGTCTGATTTCAGTAAAAGATCTGAATCATTAAGAATTCCATCAGAAAggataagaaaatatatattggaAGGAGgtgataataaagataatatcaCGTTGAATGGACCACcatctttgaaaagaaaattctCAAGACTTAAATATAAATCACCTGAATTCATTGATGATGCCTTCCAAACAagttatttatatttacagGAAAAAGCGAAAATTTACTACGAAAAATCATTACAAGATACTGAATTATCTCCTgaaggaaaggaaaaatatgaaattttaACTGATATCAATAATCCAGAAGTTCAATACAATTTCCAATTCcataataaattagaaaataatcctaaatttattaattatgaATTACCTGTATATAGAGAACTAGGGAAAAAACATTGGGAATCATACAGTCAAATGTTATTAATGCAAAGACTAGAAACTTTACAAGTTATCCCAGATACTATGCCTACTTTAGTTCCAAGAATGGAAGTCAATATAAAATTCCCTATCTCTACTTCTGTTAATAAATGGATTGAACCTGGTGAAAGCTTGTCTTCTAACGTGACTTCATTCGAACCAATCTTCAAATTACAGGAATATGATTCAttagatattgaaaatcaaaaatatactaTATTGATTGTGAACCCTGATGAACCAGATTTGGAGAATGATACTTTCAAAACTTCATTATGTTATGgattaatgaatattcaaatttcttataatgataatatcgTTGATTTAAGGAAGTTAAAGgggaaagaaaatatcttaATGTCATATTTACCACCTGTACCCGAGAAGAACGTAGGTAAACAACGTTTTGCTGTTTGGGTCTTTAgacaagaaaatgaatttacTGAATTACCCAGTATACCTGGAAGAGATCGTTTCAACATTAGGGAttttgttgaagaaaataaattggaTCCAGTGGGTGCACATGTATGGAGAAGTGAATGGGATTCCAatgtgaaaaatattagagAACTGTATGGTTTACCAACCGGTAGAGTTTTCACTAGAACTCGTACAATTTGA
- the TIM11 gene encoding F1F0 ATP synthase subunit e (similar to Saccharomyces cerevisiae TIM11 (YDR322C-A); ancestral locus Anc_5.361) — protein sequence MSTLNVLRYSALGLGLWCGFRNDLSLKNVAAEREQQKKYDEEVKLINEAKQEYAKLRPIEKKPETVSLENVQLDDPKLDFAELILNAVDSMKDTTS from the coding sequence atgtCAACTTTAAATGTTTTGAGATACTCAGCTCTGGGATTGGGTCTTTGGTGTGGATTTAGAAATGATTTGTCTTTAAAGAATGTTGCTGCTGAACGTgaacaacaaaagaaatatgatgaagaagttaAGTTAATCAATGAAGCCAAGCAAGAATATGCCAAATTGCGTCCAATCGAGAAGAAACCAGAGACAGTTTCTCTCGAGAATGTTCAATTAGATGATCCAAAATTAGATTTTGCAGAACTGATATTGAATGCGGTCGATTCTATGAAAGACACTACGTCGTAA
- the YFT2 gene encoding Yft2p (similar to Saccharomyces cerevisiae YDR319C; ancestral locus Anc_5.350), producing the protein MKILPIPWPQICYIYPTILFIGVLINSLLPNETLQSHKSNYYVLNSKNIFNQVMAYNGNKVWSILFILLSVIQIRLQSTNINLLPRHVDSAASKRRHVNSLIKQYVIKFVLKNVLLAFLFLIIDSLFILTGGECNLIEDIWSAEHCKAKGGRWEGGFDISGHFCFLINISLILWSELSLLNKVLEDREETFTKIDKWMEGVIVIILGCLYLWMGILFVTAVYYHTLLEKILGCILGFVCPIVMYYFIPNNVKLKQTLYK; encoded by the coding sequence ATGAAAATCCTCCCGATTCCGTGGCCGCAAATATGTTACATATACCCAACTATTCTTTTCATTGGTGTCctaattaattcattacTACCGAACGAAACATTACAATCTCACAAATCAAACTACTACGTCTTGAATTCGAAAAACATATTCAATCAGGTAATGGCATACAATGGTAACAAAGTATGGTCTATCTTATTTATCTTACTATCCGTGATACAAATTCGATTGCAATCtacaaatataaatttattaccaCGTCATGTAGATTCAGCCGCATCGAAAAGGCGACAtgttaattcattaattaagCAATACGTGATaaaatttgttttaaaGAATGTGTTATTAGCTTTCTTGTTCCTaataattgattcattattcaTTCTTACTGGGGGAGAATGTAATCtaattgaagatatatGGTCTGCAGAGCATTGTAAGGCTAAAGGTGGGAGATGGGAAGGGGGGTTTGATATAAGTGGTCATTTCTGCTTTTTGATTAATATTAGCTTGATTCTTTGGTCTGAGCTTTCCCTTTTGAATAAAGTTCTAGAGGATAGAGAGGAAACTTTTACTAAGATTGATAAATGGATGGAAGGTGTCATTGTGATCATATTGGGTTGTCTTTATTTGTGGATGGGTATACTTTTTGTGACTGCTGTTTATTATCATACTCTTTTGGAAAAGATATTAGGATGTATCTTGGGATTTGTTTGTCCCATCGTCatgtattattttatacccaataatgttaaattaaaacaaaCTCTTTACAAATAA